From Chrysemys picta bellii isolate R12L10 chromosome 1, ASM1138683v2, whole genome shotgun sequence:
AACATGAGAGAGGAGAATACATCTGGGATGTACAAAGCTGAGATGGCACAAAGATGAGAGATACAGGTCCCAAAAGTTTTGAGCcgggcatcctttgtggggaggcggaagatggccctgaggatctgagTATAGGACACAGCGATAAAAAACCCATCCATTCCAATCACAAAGAGAAGATCAAACaggccatagtaactactgatgcggatgtcagtgcaggccagcttcaccacagctatATGCTGACAATAAaagtgggggatgatgttggttctgcaatatggccaccgCCTGACCAGGAAGGGATAGGGTAATGCGAGTATGCCACTACGCAGCACCACGGCCAGGCCTATCTTGGCCACAACAGAGTTTTTCAGGAtcgtggaatgtctcaggggatggcagatggccacgtagcgatcaaaagccatggcgaCGAGGATTCCAGATTCCATCCCTGAGAGGGAGTGAACGAaatacatctgggtgaggcaggcactgaaactgatctccctggaattgaaccagaagatgctcagcattttgggaagggtggatgtggacatgaccaggtcagtgatggccagcatgcagaggaaatagaacATGGGACCATGGAGGCTTGGATCCCTTTTTatgatgaacaggatggtgaagttccccaacacGGCTATGGCGTACATAGCGCAGAAGGGAATGGAGATCCAGATATGtgctgcctccaggccaggaatgccaagTAGGAGAAacgtggaggggttggtgaagtcagtTCTGTTCGAATCTGACATGGTGTAGGGAAGAAAGTGTCCAACTCTGAGGTGTCTCCTGCATTTACCGTATCATCCCCTGACTTTCTGTGTGTTCCCAGGATCTCGGGTGATGGTCGCAGCTGAAATGCCTGCATGGAGAGACAACGTTAATATGAGACACTGCATGCAGTAGTGGAGGCTGTTCTCATGTTAGAAGCAGATTGATCACTCTTCGCTCActgaaaaattaaattttcattattcagagaaAATAACTATGAATAATTACCCTACTAAATCCAATTCCATATTTTGGTTGTGCTCCCTGAATTAATAATTCCTACACTTTGTGGTGTGGGATCCTTAAGAGTCACCAGCAGGAAACACAAGTGTGGATActgagtagcagccatgttagtctgtatccgcaaaaagaacaggagtacttgtggcaccttagagactaacaaattagttATCCATCATTGTTCCTTAAGGAAATAAGAGCCAGGATAGGGATTCCATACTGAAGGCAGTTCCCCATTCATTCAGTTGCTCGAAAtcagagaggaggaaaaaaaaaatttttttttcaaagatatGTGCTTAGAGCAACATCCCAACTAGAACATATGTCAGGGAAACAACACAGGCaccattgatagcagctcaagaGAAACCCCTGCTCATTCCcagcagtggacaaaacaaaacaatgttcagATCCCTAAGATATGGGATGGAGCATAACATGTTCGGGaatgtgttcagttttggtcacccagtTTCTATTAAGGAGCTAAAAGTCTGGGACTCTTTAGTGTATACAAGAGACAAAGAAGAGACCACATGATAtaggagaggaaaataaacaaGGAAACTGATTTACATTCAAATGGACAGTTCCCAACCAGTACTATCTATACACACTTAGTGCTCCAAGAGGACTAATTCCCTAAAGCTGAGGAAAATTGTTAGCAACattgattgggaggaaaaatttagacagaaaaatataaatgaatattGGTAATTCTTTGATAACAATTTATTAGATATCAGAAAACTCACGATTCCAGAGTCAACAAAGTGAACAACTTTGGGTAAAATCTCAGTTTTGTGGTAAAGTGAAGGC
This genomic window contains:
- the LOC122172989 gene encoding olfactory receptor 52E4-like, which produces MSDSNRTDFTNPSTFLLLGIPGLEAAHIWISIPFCAMYAIAVLGNFTILFIIKRDPSLHGPMFYFLCMLAITDLVMSTSTLPKMLSIFWFNSREISFSACLTQMYFVHSLSGMESGILVAMAFDRYVAICHPLRHSTILKNSVVAKIGLAVVLRSGILALPYPFLVRRWPYCRTNIIPHFYCQHIAVVKLACTDIRISSYYGLFDLLFVIGMDGFFIAVSYTQILRAIFRLPTKDARLKTFGTCISHLCAISALYIPDVFSSLMFRFGHNVPLHFLVLISGVYHMVPPVLHPIIYGVRTKQIRDRLLQLFTHKEI